From Toxotes jaculatrix isolate fToxJac2 chromosome 1, fToxJac2.pri, whole genome shotgun sequence, a single genomic window includes:
- the fes gene encoding tyrosine-protein kinase Fes/Fps: MGFGEDLRCPQAHAAVMRLLDSELHLMEVMKKWMAQRAKSEREFSVQLHHMATMAEKLDRPQLSAGLDYISQLNKSWEVLVSQTDFLSQVMKKRSEDLLDGPISKLTLLIRDKQQLRKTYSEHWNLLRQELGKVTQTELEKLKSSYRQAVRDAAQNKRKYQEANKDKDRDKAKERYIKASVRLHELHNEYVLSVRAAQVYHQQHYSQIQPALLSALQSLQQEMLLILKEILQEYFDISTLLHHEVVRIHREMSSALTAIDPDREYESFIHQNRSVGEIPACAEFDFSLLEDTEKLNPREIEMNDLTLETIQHRLTAVEEELLDLARTLGSQQTSVEQLELELEAEREGIKKGQRVYLFSKRHALEGCRQQVALSQGMRAKLEAQRFILKEKLDLLGSKEPPSALKLDPDTVSLSSTSSNDHSQTPSKFLRDGIINNLSGLFKPKSEVLPALAPVRDVDRPLGQQDWYHGAIPRLEVQQLLKSDGDFLVRKSQEKQGYVLSVQWDGSCKHFLIQDTDNLYRLDGQGFHSIPLLIHHLLTSRQYITKRAEIVLKKPVLKDKWVLEHDDIILGQLIGRGNFGEVYSGRLRSDNTPVAVKSCKENLAPEHKSKFLMEARILKQYDHPNIVKLIGVCTQKQPIYIIMELVQGGDFLSFLRHEGHSLKPKMLVKMTGNVAAGMEYLESKKCIHRDLAARNCLVAEHNVVKISDFGMSRQQDDGVYSAEGGLRQIPVKWTAPEALNYGRYTTESDVWSFGVLLWETFSLGMTPYTSMTNQQTRDEVEKGYRMPAPHGCPMEISRIMNSCWQYDPRNRPSFKKLRAELSAVYNKIT, from the exons ATGGGTTTTGGGGAGGACCTGAGATGTCCACAGGCTCATGCAGCAGTCATGCGGCTGCTGGACTCAGAACTTCACCTGATGGAGGTCATGAAGAAGTGGATGGCTCAGCGGGCTAAGAGTGAACGGGAGTTTTCAGTGCAGCTGCACCACATGGCTACCATGGCGGAGAAGCTGGACCGACCTCAGCTCAGTGCAGGACTGGACTACATCAGCCAGCTTAACAAG TCATGGGAAGTGCTGGTGTCCCAGACGGACTTTCTCAGTCAGGTGATGAAGAAGCGCTCTGAGGATCTGCTGGATGGTCCCATCAGCAAATTGACACTGCTCAtcagagacaaacagcagctccGCAAAACCTACTCAGAGCACTGGAATCTACTGAGGCAGGAGCTAGGCAAG GTGACACAAacagagctggagaagctgaagaGCAGCTACAGACAGGCAGTCAGAGATGCAGCTCAGAATAAGAGGAAGTATCAGGAGGCCAATAAAG ATAAAGATCGGGATAAGGCTAAAGAGCGTTACATAAAAGCTTCAGTGAGACTCCACGAGTTGCATAATGAGTATGTCCTGTCTGTGCGAGCTGCTCAAGTTTACCATCAGCAGCACTACAGCCAGATCCAGCCCGCCCTGCTCAGCGCGCTGcagtctctgcagcaggaaatGTTGCTCATTCT AAAGGAGATCCTGCAGGAGTATTTTGACATCTCCACTCTCCTCCATCATGAAGTGGTGCGGATCCACAGGGAGATGTCATCTGCTTTAACGGCCATCGATCCTGACCGAGAATATGAGAGCTTCATTCACCAGAACAG gtctGTGGGGGAGATTCCTGCTTGTGCAGAGTTTGATTTTAGCCTTCTGGAGGACACTGAGAAGCTAAATCCCAGAGAGATTGAAATGAATGACCTAACACTTGAGACAATCCAGCATAG ATTGACTGCGGTAGAAGAGGAGCTTCTGGACCTGGCTCGGACCCTGGGCTCCCAGCAGACTTCGGTCgagcagctggagctggagctggaggcagagagggaaggCATCAAAAAAGGCCAGAG GGTCTACCTGTTCAGCAAGAGACATGCACTGGAGGGGTGCCGGCAGCAGGTTGCTCTGTCTCAGGGCATGAGAGCCAAGCTGGAGGCTCAGAGATTTATTCTGAAGGAGAAATTGGACCTGCTGGGTTCCAAAGAACCTCCTTCTGCTTTGAAACTGGACCCCGACACAGTTTCACTTTCATCCACCTCAAGCAAT gaccaCAGCCAAACTCCTTCCAAATTCCTCAGGGACGGGATCATAAACAATCTGAGTGGCCTGTTTAAACCCAAATCTGAA GTGCTTCCTGCCCTCGCCCCTGTGCGGGACGTTGATCGTCCTCTGGGGCAACAGGACTGGTACCACGGAGCCATTCCCAGACTGGAGGTCCAGCAGCTGCTAAAGAGTGATGGTGACTTCTTGGTGAGGAAGAGTCAAGAGAAACAAGGTTACGTGCTCTCTGTGCAATGGGATGGATCCTGCAAACATTTCCTTATTCAGGACACGGAT AATCTGTACCGTCTGGATGGTCAAGGCTTCCACAGTATCCCACTGTTGATTCACCATTTACTAACCTCAAGACAATACATCACCAAGAGGGCTGAAATCGTGCTGAAGAAACCTGTACTGAag GACAAGTGGGTCCTGGAACATGATGATATTATTTTGGGACAGCTCATTGGACGG GGCAACTTTGGAGAAGTGTACAGTGGTCGTTTACGCTCTGATAACACTCCTGTAGCTGTGAAATCCTGTAAAGAGAACCTGGCCCCAGAGCACAAGAGTAAGTTCCTGATGGAGGCCAG GATCTTGAAGCAGTACGACCATCCTAACATTGTGAAGCTGATAggtgtgtgcacacagaaacagcccATCTACATCATCATGGAGCTTGTTCAAG GTGGGGACTTTCTATCCTTCTTGCGGCATGAGGGTCACAGCCTGAAGCCTAAGATGTTGGTcaaaatgacaggaaatgttGCAGCTGGCATGGAGTACCTGGAGAGCAAGAAGTGTATCCACAG ggaCCTGGCAGCAAGAAACTGTCTCGTTGCAGAGCACAACGTGGTAAAGATAAGTGACTTTGGGATGTCCCGTCAACAAGATGACGGTGTCTACTCTGCAGAGGGCGGCCTCAGACAGATCCCTGTCAAATGGACGGCTCCTGAAGCCTTGAACTACG GTCGTTATACCACAGAGAGTGATGTCTGGAGCTTTGGTGTCTTACTGTGGGAGACCTTCTCCCTGGGAATGACACCCTACACTAGCATGACCAACCAGCAGACACGAGATGAAGTGGAGAAAG GATACCGTATGCCTGCTCCTCATGGCTGCCCCATGGAAATCTCCAGGATTATGAATAGCTGCTGGCAGTACGATCCCAGAAACAGGCCGTCTTTCAAGAAACTTCGGGCTGAGCTCAGTGCTGTATACAACAAAATTACATAA
- the LOC121195383 gene encoding ammonium transporter Rh type C 2 yields the protein MGNCCDCVVNFFGRPKNTNVRVSLPAVCFVWQIAMIVLFGVFIRYDEESDAHWVEYKREHNVTDIENDFYFRYPSFQDVHVMIFVGFGFLMTFLKRYSFGGVGFNFLIASFGLQWALLMQGWFHSLDHTTGKIYIGVESLINADFCCAGSLIAYGALLGKVSPVQLMVVTLFGITLFAVEEYIILSLLHCRDAGGSMVIHAFGGYYGLAISWVLYRPNLHQSKRLSGSVYHSDVFAMIGTLFLWMFWPSFNSAITDHGDGQHRAAINTYIALASSVLTTVAISSMSQKKGKLDMVHIQNATLAGGVAMGTAAEFMITPYGSLIVGFCCGIISTFGYLFVTPFLEKYFKIQDTCGIHNLHAVPGMLGGFIGAIVAAAATESVYSKEGLINTFDFEGKFADRSPGTQGGFQAAGTCVAIAFGLVGGAIVGFILRFPIWGDPADDNCYDDEVYWEVPEDEETIPPVLEYNNHMIHKHQDISESNFSVEQS from the exons ATGGGGAACTGTTGTGACTGCGTGGTGAATTTTTTCGGCCGGCCAAAGAACACCAATGTGCGTGTTAGTCTGCCGGCTGTCTGCTTTGTCTGGCAGATTGCGATGATTGTGCTGTTTGGAGTTTTCATCCGGTATGATGAGGAGTCAGACGCACACTGGGTGGAATACAAAAGGGAGCACAATGTCACTGACATTGAAAACGACTTCTACTTCAGATATCCCA GTTTCCAGGATGTCCACGTCATGATCTTTGTTGGATTTGGTTTCCTCATGACCTTCCTGAAACGCTACAGCTTTGGCGGTGTGGGCTTCAACTTCTTGATCGCCTCCTTTGGTCTGCAGTGGGCTCTTCTCATGCAAGGCTGGTTCCACTCCCTCGACCACACCACTGGAAAAATCTACATCGGAGTTGAGAG TCTGATCAACGCAGACTTCTGTTGTGCGGGCTCTCTGATTGCCTATGGTGCCCTCCTGGGAAAAGTAAGCCCTGTCCAGCTGATGGTTGTCACCTTATTTGGCATCACGCTGTTTGCTGTGGAGGAATACATCATCCTCAGCCTCCTTCAC TGCAGAGACGCTGGTGGCTCCATGGTCATTCACGCTTTTGGAGGGTACTATGGTTTGGCCATCTCCTGGGTCCTCTACCGACCAAACCTACACCAAAGCAAACGTCTCAGTGGATCTGTCTACCACTCTGATGTGTTTGCCATGATTG gtACACTGTTCCTGTGGATGTTCTGGCCCAGTTTCAACTCAGCCATCACGGACCACGGTGACGgacagcacagagcagccatTAACACTTACATTGCCCTCGCTTCCTCTGTGCTCACCACTGTGGCCATCTCCAGCATGTCTCAGAAGAAAGGAAAGCTAGATATG GTGCATATCCAGAATGCCACGCTGGCTGGTGGTGTTGCCATgggaacagcagcagagttcaTGATCACTCCTTATGGGTCGCTCATTGTGGGTTTCTGCTGTGGCATCATCTCCACCTTTGGCTACCTGTTTGTCACG CCCTTCTTGGAGAAATATTTCAAGATTCAGGACACATGTGGTATCCACAACCTGCATGCTGTGCCAGGGATGCTTGGTGGCTTCATAGGTGCCATTGTTGCTGCAGCAGCCACTGAATCTGTCTATAGTAAAGAGGG gtTGATCAACACATTTGACTTTGAAGGCAAGTTTGCAGACAGATCTCCAGGAACACAGGGAGGCTTCCAGGCTGCTGGCACATGTGTGGCAATTGCATTTGGACTTGTTGGAGGCGCAATTGTTG GGTTCATCCTGAGGTTCCCCATCTGGGGCGATCCTGCTGATGACAACTGCTATGATGATGAAGTTTACTGGGAG GTTCCTGAGGATGAGGAAACCATCCCTCCTGTTTTGGAGTACAACAACCACATGATACACAAGCACCAAGACAT CTCTGAGTCAAACTTCTCTGTGGAGCAAAGTTAG